In bacterium, the following are encoded in one genomic region:
- a CDS encoding nucleoside hydrolase, with product MIQKILLDTDIGTDIDDAICLAYLLANPECELLGITTVTGEAEKRAMMASALCKVAGKKIPIFPGAEQPLLVPQQQTQAQQAVALAKWEHDKNFPHAQAVEFLRQAIRAHPGEIVLLTIGPLTNIGLLFGVDPEIPSLLKGLVMMCGRFTNRVQGNYGPLEWNAICDPHATAIVYRATVRQHRSIGLDVTSRVNMSADEFREKFRGFELFRPVLDFAGIWFQQWQGTTFHDPLTAATIFDDQICAFHKGTVEVELTGEKSKGMLFWQSGNAEAKHEIALEVNSTRFFEHFLSVFH from the coding sequence ATGATCCAAAAAATTCTTTTGGACACCGACATCGGCACCGACATTGATGACGCCATCTGTCTTGCTTATCTGCTTGCCAATCCTGAATGCGAGTTGCTGGGCATCACCACTGTCACCGGTGAAGCTGAAAAGCGCGCGATGATGGCGAGCGCATTATGCAAAGTCGCGGGCAAAAAGATTCCGATTTTCCCGGGCGCTGAGCAGCCGCTGCTCGTTCCGCAGCAGCAAACACAGGCGCAACAGGCCGTCGCTTTGGCGAAATGGGAACACGACAAGAATTTCCCGCATGCCCAAGCCGTGGAGTTCTTGCGGCAGGCCATCCGCGCTCATCCTGGCGAAATTGTTCTGCTAACCATTGGCCCGCTTACCAACATCGGGCTTCTCTTCGGCGTTGATCCGGAGATTCCCTCGCTGCTGAAAGGCTTGGTGATGATGTGCGGACGCTTTACCAATCGCGTGCAGGGAAATTACGGCCCGTTGGAGTGGAATGCCATATGTGATCCGCATGCCACCGCCATTGTTTATCGCGCCACTGTTCGCCAACACCGCTCCATTGGTTTGGACGTCACCAGTCGCGTGAATATGAGTGCGGATGAATTTCGCGAAAAGTTTCGAGGGTTTGAATTGTTTCGCCCTGTTCTTGATTTTGCGGGAATCTGGTTTCAACAATGGCAGGGCACAACATTTCACGACCCCCTGACCGCCGCAACGATTTTCGATGATCAGATTTGCGCGTTTCACAAGGGTACTGTGGAGGTTGAACTCACCGGTGAAAAATCCAAAGGCATGCTTTTCTGGCAGTCTGGCAACGCGGAGGCAAAGCATGAGATTGCACTCGAAGTGAATAGCACGCGATTCTTCGAACACTTTCTTTCAGTGTTTCATTAA
- a CDS encoding endo-1,4-beta-xylanase — MKLNRRKFLAQSALGAAGMLMAPSAIFSAPTVLTAPRTSKNTAEGELLFRPYFVQNGRGPHLLDWAYASDVNWDAFHSNITSSNEGVKISDTEGTRKFGIDVRWNVEGFGYIYITADNGGEFYELPAAGKSATLNLNYELAKSRVLRNRRRMKLHAMEEWRPSRELAAFVNLAEEYFADAQKAQSNGEKCGALAQRALYFAMWAGEMMELEKAEHAIAKRGYRQNFFIGCDARAFYQISKDLFMERFAELFNYATITYVVHGDAHMRLFEPEEGKLRFAYRDLLFNELRAQNIAIEGRLLFWFHKWVTPDWLKKKSFDELLKYVERHTREVIGHYGDGMYGWEIVNELHDWANECQLTPEQTIELTKFACEVAKSVAPNVHRVVNNCCPYAEYVQLKEWSGQPAKYPQRTPWKFTKDLVDAGVDFTLIGQQMYFPYRDLQDIIMLLERYEVFGKPVQISEIGATSGPNERSVKLGELGFPTEPYVWHRPWDEELQADWLADVFTLAYSKPFIEAANWFDLVDPHSYIPNGGLLRTPRGEKKPAFERLMKLQDRWKDLK, encoded by the coding sequence ATGAAGCTCAATCGCAGAAAGTTTCTCGCACAATCGGCCCTGGGCGCTGCTGGCATGCTGATGGCGCCGAGTGCCATCTTCTCCGCGCCCACTGTTTTAACGGCGCCGCGAACCTCGAAAAACACGGCGGAGGGGGAATTACTCTTTCGTCCATACTTTGTTCAAAATGGCCGCGGCCCGCATCTGCTGGATTGGGCGTATGCCAGTGACGTGAACTGGGATGCTTTTCATTCCAATATCACCTCATCCAACGAAGGCGTGAAAATCTCCGACACCGAGGGCACAAGAAAATTCGGCATCGATGTCCGGTGGAATGTAGAAGGCTTCGGTTACATTTATATCACCGCAGACAACGGCGGCGAATTTTATGAGCTTCCAGCCGCGGGAAAATCCGCCACGCTGAATTTGAATTATGAGCTGGCAAAAAGCCGCGTGCTGCGCAATCGCCGGCGGATGAAGCTGCATGCAATGGAGGAATGGAGACCCTCGCGCGAGCTGGCGGCTTTCGTCAATCTCGCGGAAGAATACTTCGCCGATGCCCAAAAAGCGCAAAGCAATGGCGAGAAATGCGGCGCGCTGGCGCAAAGGGCCTTGTATTTCGCCATGTGGGCCGGCGAGATGATGGAATTGGAAAAGGCGGAGCATGCCATCGCCAAGCGAGGCTATCGCCAGAACTTTTTCATCGGCTGCGATGCGCGCGCCTTTTATCAAATCTCAAAAGACTTGTTCATGGAACGGTTCGCCGAACTGTTCAACTATGCGACCATCACCTACGTGGTCCACGGCGATGCGCACATGCGTCTCTTCGAGCCGGAAGAGGGGAAATTGCGCTTCGCGTACCGCGATTTGCTGTTCAATGAATTGCGCGCGCAAAATATTGCCATTGAAGGCCGGCTGCTGTTTTGGTTTCACAAATGGGTCACGCCGGATTGGCTCAAGAAAAAATCTTTCGACGAGTTACTCAAATACGTCGAGCGCCACACCCGTGAGGTGATCGGCCATTATGGCGACGGCATGTACGGCTGGGAAATCGTCAACGAGCTGCACGATTGGGCGAACGAATGTCAGCTCACCCCGGAACAAACCATCGAGCTGACGAAATTTGCGTGTGAAGTCGCGAAGAGTGTGGCACCGAACGTTCATCGCGTCGTCAACAACTGCTGCCCGTATGCCGAGTACGTCCAGCTCAAGGAATGGTCCGGCCAGCCGGCGAAATATCCACAGCGCACGCCGTGGAAATTCACCAAAGACCTCGTTGATGCCGGCGTGGATTTCACCCTCATCGGCCAGCAGATGTACTTCCCGTATCGCGATCTGCAGGACATCATCATGCTGCTCGAGCGTTATGAAGTTTTCGGCAAACCCGTGCAGATTTCGGAGATTGGCGCTACCAGCGGTCCGAATGAACGCTCGGTGAAATTGGGAGAGTTGGGATTTCCCACTGAGCCTTATGTCTGGCATCGACCGTGGGATGAAGAGCTGCAGGCGGACTGGCTCGCAGACGTGTTTACGCTGGCCTACAGCAAGCCGTTCATCGAAGCCGCGAATTGGTTCGATCTCGTTGACCCGCACTCGTACATCCCCAACGGCGGATTGTTGCGCACGCCGCGAGGAGAGAAGAAGCCGGCTTTTGAGCGTTTGATGAAATTGCAGGACCGATGGAAAGATCTGAAATAG
- a CDS encoding ABC transporter substrate-binding protein, giving the protein MNCSRDKDQTENKTIITFWHSFVASTIPSLEELIKKFEAEHPGIKIKAQYVPTGDALVQKLITAIQSQTAPDISWIHADFLDKLVEARAVYRLEEFVKGPNGLTNEEINDIFAPLLQAASWRDTLYAMPMEATSLALLYNKELFRQAGLDPNHPPQNWEELREFAQKLTIDKNGDGKFDQHGFLVPVFPASGDLNIWMILQWTPFLWQAGGYEINLEQTAVLFNSEAGVQALTLWKNMYDELGMRKFSMAHDMAFASQHLAMVLDGPWNLPRYREMKNVDWAVAPLPAGPAKRATYLAGEHLAIFRQSRHPQAAWTFVKWILQPETQAMFSMKSGYLPVRRSVREREDYQNFLANDPALKAFVDQMEWGQARRPVDFHRLEINRHLAEAIEQATLGKMDPKAALDEAAAKANRLLQSAAKKQLN; this is encoded by the coding sequence TTGAACTGCAGCAGGGACAAAGATCAAACCGAAAACAAAACCATCATCACCTTCTGGCACAGCTTTGTCGCTTCGACGATTCCTTCATTGGAAGAATTGATAAAGAAATTTGAAGCGGAACATCCCGGCATCAAAATCAAAGCCCAGTACGTGCCCACCGGCGATGCGCTCGTGCAAAAGTTGATCACCGCCATTCAAAGCCAAACCGCGCCGGATATTTCGTGGATTCATGCGGACTTTCTCGACAAGCTGGTCGAAGCTCGCGCCGTTTACAGGCTGGAAGAATTCGTCAAGGGCCCGAATGGCTTGACGAATGAAGAGATCAACGACATCTTCGCGCCTCTGCTACAAGCCGCCTCGTGGCGGGACACCCTCTATGCAATGCCGATGGAAGCGACTTCATTGGCGCTGCTGTACAACAAAGAACTTTTTCGCCAAGCCGGCCTCGATCCCAATCATCCGCCGCAAAATTGGGAAGAGCTGCGTGAGTTTGCCCAAAAGCTGACGATTGATAAAAACGGCGACGGCAAATTCGACCAACATGGATTCCTGGTGCCGGTGTTTCCCGCTTCGGGAGATTTGAACATCTGGATGATTCTACAATGGACGCCGTTTCTCTGGCAGGCCGGCGGTTACGAAATCAATCTCGAGCAAACCGCGGTTCTTTTTAACAGCGAGGCCGGCGTGCAAGCGTTGACGTTGTGGAAGAACATGTACGACGAGCTGGGCATGCGCAAGTTTTCGATGGCGCACGATATGGCGTTCGCTTCGCAGCATCTCGCGATGGTGCTGGACGGCCCATGGAATCTGCCGCGCTATCGCGAAATGAAGAACGTCGATTGGGCGGTGGCGCCGCTTCCCGCCGGTCCGGCGAAACGCGCCACGTATCTTGCCGGTGAGCATCTTGCCATTTTCAGACAGAGCCGGCATCCGCAAGCAGCATGGACGTTTGTCAAATGGATTCTGCAGCCCGAGACGCAGGCGATGTTCTCGATGAAATCCGGCTATCTGCCGGTGCGGCGCTCGGTGCGTGAACGCGAGGATTATCAGAATTTTCTTGCCAATGATCCTGCGCTGAAAGCGTTTGTGGATCAAATGGAGTGGGGACAAGCCCGGCGGCCGGTGGATTTTCACCGCCTCGAGATCAATCGCCACTTAGCGGAGGCGATCGAGCAGGCGACGCTGGGAAAGATGGATCCGAAAGCGGCATTGGATGAGGCGGCGGCAAAAGCGAACAGGCTGCTGCAGTCGGCAGCAAAAAAGCAGTTGAATTAA